DNA sequence from the Oreochromis niloticus isolate F11D_XX linkage group LG8, O_niloticus_UMD_NMBU, whole genome shotgun sequence genome:
CCACTGTCCTGTTAACTGCTTTCACTGGGACTGCAGCATTTAACATTTCTGGAACAACACTGCATTCTCTTCTCAAGCTCCCGAGAAGCTTAAAACCTCCCATTCAGGGACTTGGCAAtcagctggatgaagtcagatcagaacttttgaatgctgaaataatCGTCATTGACGAAGTGTCTATGGTGTCAAGACATCTCTTTGCATATGTAGATGCAagactcaaacagatcaaaGGGACTCGGAGACCCTTTGGAGGCATGTCAGTCATTGCTGTTGGAGACTTCTATCAGCTACccccagtgcgacagtctaaaccGCTCTGTGTGCACGACCCGTCCGAGATCGACCTGTGGCGggagcattttcagatgatcactctgacTGAGAttatgcgtcagaaagatgatgttgtCTTTGCTGAGATGCTGAACAGAATCCGTGTGAAAGGAAAGTTGGATGAGCTTTGCGAAGCAGATagagatttgttgtcacaggccatAACTGAACCAGCCCTTTGTCCGACTGATGCGTTGCACATTTTTGCAACTAATAAAGAAGTGGATGCACACAACTCTGCAACACTGGCTCTGCTCCATACTCATATCATTGACATCCATGCAGATGATTATAGAAAGGATCCTAGAACTGGCAGAATGGCACTTCAAGACAGACCATTCAAAGGAGGTAAAAACGAGTTACCAGACACACTGAAAGTTGCAGAAGGAGCTCGTGTCATGCTCACCAGAAACATTGACATACAAAATGGTTTGGTTAATGGAGCTTTTGGAAAACTACTTAGAGTAGTTTACTCTGAAAATGACCAACACATCATCAAGCTTGGACTTAAAATGGATAATGAGACATCTGGAAAGAATAACTGCACACCAGCAGACGACATGGtgtacattgagagagcagaggagaatctAAAGCAGAAAGGAGTGGTACGAAGACAGTTCCCAGTAAAGCTGGCCTTTGCATGTACAATACATAAGGTACAGGGTATGACAACCACATCAGCTGTTGTCTCTCTTAAGAGCATTTTTGAGCCCGGCATGGCCTACGTAGCTGTCAGTAgagtgacgtctctcagtggactgtATCTTCTTGatatggaggagaaaaaaatattcaccaaCCCAGAAATCACTGCAGCGCTTGAGAACATGAGACAAGCCAACCTTGATGACATGATGCCTCTTCTACACGTGAGAAAAACACTGAGCAGGTCAGAGGTTttcaccattgttcatcataatACAGAGGGACTGCCAGCTCACATTAATGACATCAAGAGTCACCATGAATTCTgtctagcagatgttttgtgcctaacagaaacacacctgCGGGGCTCTTTTGTCGCAGAGAGTCTCCACTTGGAAAATTACAAtttgttcaaacgcaacagacacctgtcctacacaaactttccccagatggcaaacagaagtggtggtggagttgctGTTTATGTGAAAAGTGACATTAAAGTGCATGAAAAACAGTACATCCATAATGTAACTGACCTTGAATTTCTGGCTTTAAAGGTTGAAGCACCAGTCAGTGCACTGATTGCAGTTGTAtacagacctccagactacaCTCTGAGGCCATTCCTGAAAAACCTGGTAAGCCTATTAGACTCATTAGAGATCATGGACTGTCATCCCATCATAgtttgtggtgattttaatgagAATGTTTTATCCAGTGCAAATAAACCAATCCTGGAGCTGTTTGAGTCTAGGGGATACGCACAGGTCATCACTGCCCCTACTACAGAGAAGAACACACTGCTTGACCttattttcatttctcagcCAGAGCGATGTCTCCATTCTGGAGTCATGAAGACCTACCATAGTTACCATGACCCTGTATACTGTGCATTGTCCTGTGATGATTCATGATCTAGATCTTTGACTACAGTaagtaatttttatatttttgaatgaCTTAAGAAAGTAGAGCGATATTTAAAAGTTGACTTAAGAAAAAACGCCCTGCATTGCAGTATAATGTTTGAATTctttttacataaaatacaattaaatgaataaagtaATGATATCAGTAAAATatgacaattttatttattacagaaaATCTAAAAATCAGTAATCTATGaatgtcagaaaaatcaaatatagCAGTTTAAAACGAACAGTGTAGGCATATCCTCTGCAGCCAGGCTTCAAAATCCTTTCAGGCTGCCCCAGTCTCACTGTggctgggagggagggagggtggaccAGAGGATTGCCCACACAACACATAAATGTTCAACAGCTTCTtcattgtttctgagagaacaaCAATGACTAAaggttgctttttttaaaaaaaaaaagaaaaaggaaaaaaagaaaaacctaatTACAGCAATAATGACAGTTAAGCCAGTTTATCTGTGCCTCtattttgaaataatatttacaaaaatgttattgattTCAGTTTGTTATAATCTTTAAACTTTTTCAAAAGTATATGATTATATTTTTGGACAAATCTTTCAatgaaacatacatttttatgagcttttatcgtgtttcagccagtgcatttatcaGGGTGGGTCTGGGTCTGGGTtgataaatgcactggctgATAACTGCACATTTCTGGATTTCTGGCCAGAAATGTTTCAGCAGTGTCACATATGTACTACATATGTTACACTTGCTTTTGTTACCAGCTGATACCCTACATTTGTATAGACATTGGATGGTGTGAGGCTGGGGAGTTGAGTGGAGTGGGTAGGTGGGAGTTgaatggggggtgggggtgcggTGGGAGGTTGttaggtttcttttttcttttttctttcaagaGAGACACAGTCCTCCTGTGTCTTCTCCAAGCTTCACATGTAAAATCCAACAGTGTGAAGCACATAGCAGCCAGAAACTGTAATGCCACAGATCAGAGAggcttcatcatcaccatcttcaTCGCCGTACGATCAGAGCGTGAGACttcacatctggagcacaggagACATTCTGTGATAAGTCCTCCTTCTAGCTTGTCCCACAAGCAGTTGGTGAGATTTACTCACAACAAAAAGGGTTAATGACATTATTTCCATGAAAACATGTATTAATTCTTTGtaaagtgtttaaattgtgttttcacttGACCTTAGGAGTGTTATGTTGAGTGTATTTTAATGTCTCTACTCAGGTGTTTCCCTCTGTGATCCATCCCCTTCAGAGCTGAGACACTCAAGACTGAACAGACTGCACAGTTTCTGTGACTGAGCCTCCAAAACACCTTCTTTGAAACCACACATGATAGAAGGGCTTTATATTTGCAGCAGCACTACTAAAGGTATTCAGTTTATTACaggatgtgtttgtttcttaggACCAGCTCTAAGTGCACACTACCTAACATATACACCTTTCTGTTCATTACAAACCAACTACTCTGGATCATATGGCCAGTCGGCAGGAATGTTTCTGCAGGAAAACATCACTGGAGATCACCATCATTGTCAGACTGACTGTGCCTCCTCTGTGCAGTGTCAAGATCCTCCTTAAATGAGTGTGTAagttaacattttcattattttattccttTTGACAAGTATCACCggtatttacatttacaactacATATGTTCCTGTTTTCTGCTCTTCTTTTAAAGTCCTCAGCTATCCTGCTTCTGTGCTGCttgccacacatcaaacactggCCGGATGACAGGAGGATCCACTCTGAAGTCACTGGACATGATGAGGATCATATGGGACTTTATAGTTTCACAGAAATGTTGTGCTCTTTGATTACAGGTTTTAAATGGACATAATGACTGCCTCTCTCTGATCAACAGGCTAAAggattgttttcattgttagaGCTCTGTACAATGTAtgcttatttaatatttcatcacagagcaaacctttatttatttaacatatttttattttgttttaatgttgaatTAACTGTGGGGATTTTTTTAACTGGGCACTCGGGATGTCATATGACCAGAAATGTGGTAACTGGAATTCAACagtatggggaaaaaaaatctgctgagAACGAAACAGACGAAAAACCCCAAGAGAACTCAAATTCATTCCATGTAATCCaatctaaaacattttaaacttctgaacagcaacacaaacagtgtTAAAAAACAGTGTTAACAGAATGATTATGATGGGTTTGTACCAAAGTTTCAGGTCACATGGCACACCTAGTGTGTAGTGTGGGGTATCAGCTGGTAAGTAtaggttttttcatatttgtgtccTTAGAGTTCAGATAGATAAAGCCTTGTGTATAATAATTAGTCATAACCACAACTCAAAGTCAGGGACTAACTAAATTTGGGACTTTGTGTCTGAGCCCAGGTTAAAACACAGTGCTAAAAAGCATTAGTGGCATGGCTGAACAATGCTGTAAACTAATGATACTTATTTGTCCATGTTCACAAAAAGGactaatgtgtttatttgattatttgcaTGTGGTAAACTGTGTCACCACCTTAGGCTTTCATTTGAGTTTACTCAAAAATCTCTATACAGTTCTCTTTTACCACTGTGTGGACTCTGtttacattaaaacataaaaaagaatgaGTAATAAAAGGATGTGTAGACAGATCAGTAGATTAAGTAGACCGATAGAAACAGCTGTTCAGCCATGTTCTAAGAAACCAACACAATTTAAAGGTTCAGgattgtggttttaaaagttgaattttcatgtatttcatatgttgcttattattttcatttagttatttaatttagatattttttatttattctactgtgaagtgtttaacaaaaaaaagctactttaatttcaattttatttgtttgttattttgtaatttgttCTTTAAGAATGGAGTCTGTGCCAAAAACTAAAGTTGAACAGACACATGACAGGATCAGATTATTAACACCTTAAAACATTgcaaacgtctctttttaaaatgatttttattctattttgaaaaaaaaacatttgttgaaCTAATTTAAGTCCTTTTCAGAAAGAAGCTGTACAATATGACTtaagatttttatgttattttctatgaaatacaaaacaaattgaTGTATGTAATAccattaaacatgatatacacgTGTATATGTCTGAAAAACATTATGCTGTATATTAAAGCTTGTATTTTCTCCAGAATGTTTGTTCATCTGTTCAGCTCAATtcaacaaatttgtttttacatttatttttattttttttttatgaattagaGATTTATAATACATAATTCCACTCTTTAAGTGATTAGAAGAATATGAACTTCTGTTATTCATTCAgaggttttctgactctaaattttctaaattttcttttgtcattactcatctttttctaatttacattttaaacatgttcagctattttcca
Encoded proteins:
- the LOC109203144 gene encoding uncharacterized protein LOC109203144; its protein translation is MITRPSEDDELEVETAKNKLRPLNQLLNEPETASMSLEQLLARCKLTHAEYERYLNKMNTRSTIILKRDPKDSWINGYNPHLLEAWNSNIDISFVLDAFGAANYLMKYISKKEGGLSEYLKTVIENSHKDSVNECDEMRAVMQAYSKKREISAQECVARACGLHMKQCSRAVIFIPTDDNPVKMSRPLSVLDNTTPESSNVWMTSLNDKYKARPETPEYEEMCMADFAATCRIVYGQQTKGKDVLPLLNEMGFVQRRKNDKPAIIRFHRCSQEKHPEQYYGRLLKLYLPHRSDHELKTPSLPTYQAFYGAGCVQLPGTDRLEYVQHIVKRNREKYEKNSEEIESAVEEYEQNRGMTDEWCNLAPESDLEDVPDYSRQADASTEVRAIREPPAIDPTLLRQMFQNLNKKQACIFYAVRDWCIKRVCALNPEQFFFYINGGAGTGKSHLIKCIYSEASKILSKVPRYADDVDISKPTVLLTAFTGTAAFNISGTTLHSLLKLPRSLKPPIQGLGNQLDEVRSELLNAEIIVIDEVSMVSRHLFAYVDARLKQIKGTRRPFGGMSVIAVGDFYQLPPVRQSKPLCVHDPSEIDLWREHFQMITLTEIMRQKDDVVFAEMLNRIRVKGKLDELCEADRDLLSQAITEPALCPTDALHIFATNKEVDAHNSATLALLHTHIIDIHADDYRKDPRTGRMALQDRPFKGGKNELPDTLKVAEGARVMLTRNIDIQNGLVNGAFGKLLRVVYSENDQHIIKLGLKMDNETSGKNNCTPADDMVYIERAEENLKQKGVVRRQFPVKLAFACTIHKVQGMTTTSAVVSLKSIFEPGMAYVAVSRVTSLSGLYLLDMEEKKIFTNPEITAALENMRQANLDDMMPLLHVRKTLSRSEVFTIVHHNTEGLPAHINDIKSHHEFCLADVLCLTETHLRGSFVAESLHLENYNLFKRNRHLSYTNFPQMANRSGGGVAVYVKSDIKVHEKQYIHNVTDLEFLALKVEAPVSALIAVVYRPPDYTLRPFLKNLS